In the Syngnathus scovelli strain Florida chromosome 16, RoL_Ssco_1.2, whole genome shotgun sequence genome, one interval contains:
- the camsap3 gene encoding calmodulin-regulated spectrin-associated protein 3 isoform X2: MVDSIRKTFIVPDIKPLDLYDCTKAKICSSVAWLLAKSYGSAENVPAELRDPFYSDQYEQEHLKPPVTRLLQSSELYCRTYSLLLRGAGRTDSQPKDNVALLQLLAERNLVSKEPDSAVTDADLRHKPIKMSAHLAMMDALMAVGASETVTSVKSGASQHLLGGTLSWEDALLHWVNTLNQRLKELTEGAQSEQSPQAITENELQPLQPALRYRKDKVQSKQNPVFPAVNEVRDLSSGCAIAAVLHYYCPGLLRLEDVCMKETMSATDSLHNLQFIREFCDSCLKSCCHLALEDLLYAPQELRLNTLSFVAELLHWFEVQRPDFVQPVDTLNGCTPSTPRGVSSNSTSPSILKKPFLPISSPASGSLNHSTSMSHLEGAGKTWSKKSRPLSAVSFSIPFGLDSDVDIVMGNPVITRSLSSDQLAPLSPNVTRSPFTPAEHPGKAASNGVHRASWCTQSPDHPILAENGIGATETGELPTIEEALQIIHNERKLEPRLHPDGAPDGFYLHSPDDPASSRHHRRSAPVSCSAPARSGMMHRSKGPTRTRNTSECSRDDDSVLRDGSVDSDASEDTPRAQSMPGTPGAQSDSGVKMTSFAERKKKQSEDSRKGSDDSVPPATSWDVKFEESPGKSPQLTNEMSELGVRLEEKRRAIEAQKKRIEAIFAKHRQRLGKSAFLQLKKEEDGEAKGGPSSAEEDLARLTLEERLASVEDDERESHVKGGLGLTKDKASTPGEKPAAPLGDYNNAVSKLTAALSSLQSDMQRLTEQQNQLVQKKVPGNKSWVIPPSPKTSTPSPSPARLSRESTRDLNSASPSPSRKLANHITPPKSPQVVHRRTQSMPPKSPKHGRPTEGRFPALSRVINVPTSVDRIPHLRRVNLSQSQIQTSSAFSIGDADSFDEVRSLAATPISTATLTPTRRHPTDDILSEVGSNDDESIFSVDVEARPSHANRKEGAARGGSSSGAPSECSFESDAPPAVVNGKRSSLIEISLSSLQGDAEEEEDQGPDPLPDELEAKSGVGFFFKDDKVRPEDEMAQRKAALLEKQQKRTEEMRKRKQEQDKDKPQWMVIEGWGNKSEDRPQTPGTPPASHTSSAEGTPQRRGDFTRQEYERRHQLKIMEDLDKVLRQKPTTVRGVKKQRPKTVFRDDSALAHSPIKGLLGSRLNKVYSQSTMNLSSMANDSGGLTVRRSTSRSHSPSRLMSPGRMSAHNGDWENGSTVSSTASIPEYTGPKLYKEPSFKSNKFIIHNAISRCCLAGKVNEPQKNKIVEEMEKSTANHFLILFRDSSCQFRAVYTMNPETEEMSRLTGIGPRVISLDMVESIYKYNSDRKQFTAIPSKTMSMSVDAITIPGHLWQKRPGTPKKLATPK, encoded by the exons ATGGTGGACTCCATAAGGAAGACTTTTATCGTCCCCGATATCAAGCCACTGGATTTGTACGACTGCACTAAAGCAAAAATATGCTCAAGTGTCGCCTGGTTGTTGGCGAAGTCCTACGGCAGTGCAG AAAATGTCCCCGCCGAGCTGCGAGATCCCTTCTATTCTGACCAGTATGAGCAGGAGCACCTTAAACCGCCCGTCACTCGCCTCTTGCAGTCCTCGGAGCTTTATTGCCGCACCTACAGCCTCCTGCTGCGGGGCGCAGGCCGAACCGATTCGCAGCCCAAAGACAACGTCGCcctgctgcagctgctggcCGAGCGAAACCTGGTCTCCAAAGAGCCTGACTCAGCGGTGACTGACGCAGACCTGCGACACAAGCCCATCAAAATG AGTGCTCACCTGGCCATGATGGACGCCCTGATGGCCGTGGGAGCCTCGGAGACGGTGACTTCGGTCAAGTCGGGCGCTTCTCAACACCTCCTGGGCGGGACTTTGAGCTGGGAAGATGCTCTGCTGCACTGGGTTAACACG ctcaaccagAGGCTGAAGGAACTCACGGAAGGAGCCCAAAGTGAACAAAGCCCTCAAGCCATCACCGAGAATGAGCTCCAACCTCTTCAACCTGCT CTTCGCTACAGAAAGGATAAAGTTCAGTCCAAACAGAACCCCGTTTTCCCGGCAGTGAACGAAGTCCGAGACCTCTCTAGCGGCTGTGCTATCGCCGCTGTCCTACATTACTACTGCCCTGGCTTGCTAAGACTTGAAG ATGTTTGCATGAAGGAGACCATGTCGGCCACAGACAGCTTGCACAACCTGCAGTTCATCCGCGAGTTCTGCGACAGCTGCCTGAAGAGCTGCTGCCACTTGGCCTTGGAGGATTTGCTCTATGCGCCTCAAGAGCTTCGG cTCAACACGCTCAGCTTTGTAGCGGAGCTGCTCCACTGGTTCGAAGTGCAAAGGCCAGATTTTGTTCAACCGGTGGACACGTTGA ATGGCTGCACACCATCGACGCCCCGGGGTGTGAGCAGTAATAG CACTTCTCCATCTATCTTAAAGAAGCCTTTCCTCCCAATTTCCTCCCCTGCATCAG GGTCTTTGAATCACTCTACCTCAATGTCTCATTTAGAAGGAGCTGGAAAGACGTGGAGCAAGAAAAG CCGCCCCTTGTCAGCCGTTTCCTTCAGCATTCCTTTCGGCCTGGACAGCGACGTGGACATTGTGATGGGCAACCCGGTGATAACGCGATCGCTGAGCTCCGACCAGCTCGCCCCACTCAGCCCAAACGTGACTCGATCGCCCTTCACGCCTGCCGAGCACCCGGGCAAAGCTGCTTCCAACGGCGTCCACAGAGCCTCCTGGTGCACCCAGAGTCCCGATCATCCGATATTAGCGGAGAACGGCATCGGGGCGACTGAAACGGGGGAGCTGCCGACCATCGAGGAGGCTCTCCAGATCATTCACAACGAGAGAAAGTTGGAGCCTCGCTTGCATCCCGACGGCGCTCCCGACGGCTTCTACCTCCACTCTCCGGACGACCCCGCCAGCTCGAGACATCACAGAAGGTCGGCGCCCGTCAGCTGCTCGGCCCCGGCCCGCTCAGGAATGATGCACCGGTCCAAAGGGCCCACTCGAACCAGAAATACTTCGGAATGCTCGCGTGACGACGACTCGGTCTTAAGAGACGGCAGCGTGGATTCTGATGCGTCGGAGGACACGCCCCGGGCTCAGTCCATGCCCGGCACACCCGGAGCCCAGTCGGACAGCGGCGTAAAGATGACCAGCTTTGCGGAACGCAAAAAGAAGCAAAGTGAAGACTCTCGCAAAGGCAGCGACGATTCTGTTCCGCCCGCCACCAGCTGGGACGTGAAGTTTGAAGAAAGCCCCGGTAAGAGCCCTCAGCTCACCAATGAAATGTCAGAGCTCGGCGTACGTCTGGAGGAAAAGCGGCGGGCCATCGAAGCCCAGAAGAAGCGCATCGAGGCCATCTTTGCCAAGCATCGGCAAAGGCTGGGGAAGAGCGCCTTTCTACagctgaagaaggaggaggacggCGAGGCCAAAGGAGGCCCCTCCTCCGCCGAAGAAGACCTCGCTCGGTTGACGCTGGAGGAACGGCTGGCCAGCGTGGAGGACGACGAGCGTGAAAGTCACGTTAAAGGGGGACTCGGACTCACCAAAGACAAGGCAAGTACGCCCGGAGAAAAACCAGCAGCGCCACTTGGGGACTACAACAACGCCGTGTCTAAGCTGACTGCCGCGCTCAGTTCACTTCAGAGCGACATGCAGCGGCTCACCGAGCAGCAGAACCAACTGGTCCAGAAGAAAGTTCCTGGCAACAAATCCTGGGTCATCCCACCCAGCCCCAAGACTTCCACGCCGTCCCCCTCCCCCGCACGCCTCTCACGGGAATCCACCCGGGACTTGAATTCAGCCTCACCTTCGCCATCCCGCAAGCTGGCCAACCACATCACCCCTCCAAAGTCTCCTCAAGTGGTCCATCGTAGAACTCAGTCCATGCCCCCTAAGAGCCCCAAACACGGTCGCCCCACAGAGGGACGATTCCCGGCTCTATCGAGGGTCATCAACGTGCCGACGAGCGTTGACCGCATTCCGCATCTTCGTCGGGTGAACCTCTCGCAGTCTCAAATTCAGACGTCATCCGCGTTCTCCATCGGCGACGCCGATAGCTTTGACGAGGTTCGCTCTCTCGCTGCCACGCCCATCTCCACAGCGACGCTCACCCCAACTCGGCGTCATCCCACAGATGACATCCTCTCCGAAGTGGGCTCCAACGACGACGAAAGTATATTCAGCGTGGACGTGGAAGCCAGGCCCTCGCATGCCAACAGGAAGGAGGGGGCGGCAAGAGGGGGTTCCAGCTCCGGCGCCCCGTCTGAATGCTCCTTCGAGAGCGACGCCCCGCCCGCGGTCGTCAACGGCAAACGAAGTAGCCTTATTGAGATCTCGCTGTCTTCACTGCAAGGAGatgcagaggaggaggaggaccaaGGGCCCGATCCTTTGCCCGACGAGCTGGAGGCGAAATCAGGAGTCGGTTTCTTCTTCAAG GACGACAAGGTACGACCTGAAGATGAGATGGCGCAGAGGAAAGCTGCCTTGCTGGAGAAACAGCAGAAGCGGACAGAGGAGATGAGGAAACGCAAGCAGGAACAGGACAAAGA CAAGCCTCAGTGGATGGTCATCGAAGGCTGGGGCAACAAGAGTGAGGACCGACCCCAGACCCCCGGCACCCCTCCAGCATCGCACACCTCTTCGGCCGAGGGAACTCCCCAGCGCAGAGGAGATTTCACGCGGCAAGAGTATGAACGCAGGCATCAGCTGAAGATCATGGAGGACCTGGACAAGGTGCTCAGACAAAAGCCCACCACCGTGCGCGGCGTCAAGAAGCAGAGACCCAAGACCGTGTTCAGGGACGACTCGGCCCTCGCGCACAGCCCCATCAAGGGTCTCCTGG GCAGCCGGCTGAACAAAGTCTACTCCCAATCCACCATGAACTTGTCCTCCATGGCCAATGACTCTGGAGGCTTGACTGTCAGGAGATCTACCAG TCGTTCGCACTCTCCCTCCCGTCTCATGTCGCCGGGAAGAATGAGCGCTCACAACGGCGACTGGGAAAACGGCTCCACGGTTTCCTCCACTGCCTCCATCCCCGAGTACACAG GACCAAAGCTGTATAAAGAGCCAAGCTTTAAGTCCAACAAATTCATCATCCATAATGCCATCTCACGCTGCTGTCTGGCCGGCAAGGTCAACGAACCCCAGAAAAACAAGATTGTAGAG GAAATGGAGAAGAGCACAGCCAACCATTTCCTCATCCTCTTCAGGGACTCCAGTTGCCAGTTCCGGGCGGTGTATACCATGAACCCCGAAACGGAAGAGATGTCGCGGCTCACCGGCATCGGGCCTCGCGTTATCTCGCTGGACATGGTGGAGTCCATCTACAAGTACAACTCGGACCGCAAGCAGTTCACCGCCATCCCGTCCAAGACCATGTCCATGAGCGTGGACGCCATCACCATCCCCGGACACTTGTGGCAAAAGCGCCCGGGAACTCCCAAGAAGCTCGCCACCCCAAAATGA
- the camsap3 gene encoding calmodulin-regulated spectrin-associated protein 3 isoform X3, with product MVDSIRKTFIVPDIKPLDLYDCTKAKICSSVAWLLAKSYGSAENVPAELRDPFYSDQYEQEHLKPPVTRLLQSSELYCRTYSLLLRGAGRTDSQPKDNVALLQLLAERNLVSKEPDSAVTDADLRHKPIKMSAHLAMMDALMAVGASETVTSVKSGASQHLLGGTLSWEDALLHWVNTLNQRLKELTEGAQSEQSPQAITENELQPLQPACPTRWYWKLVPLRYRKDKVQSKQNPVFPAVNEVRDLSSGCAIAAVLHYYCPGLLRLEDVCMKETMSATDSLHNLQFIREFCDSCLKSCCHLALEDLLYAPQELRLNTLSFVAELLHWFEVQRPDFVQPVDTLNGCTPSTPRGVSSNSTSPSILKKPFLPISSPASEGAGKTWSKKSRPLSAVSFSIPFGLDSDVDIVMGNPVITRSLSSDQLAPLSPNVTRSPFTPAEHPGKAASNGVHRASWCTQSPDHPILAENGIGATETGELPTIEEALQIIHNERKLEPRLHPDGAPDGFYLHSPDDPASSRHHRRSAPVSCSAPARSGMMHRSKGPTRTRNTSECSRDDDSVLRDGSVDSDASEDTPRAQSMPGTPGAQSDSGVKMTSFAERKKKQSEDSRKGSDDSVPPATSWDVKFEESPGKSPQLTNEMSELGVRLEEKRRAIEAQKKRIEAIFAKHRQRLGKSAFLQLKKEEDGEAKGGPSSAEEDLARLTLEERLASVEDDERESHVKGGLGLTKDKASTPGEKPAAPLGDYNNAVSKLTAALSSLQSDMQRLTEQQNQLVQKKVPGNKSWVIPPSPKTSTPSPSPARLSRESTRDLNSASPSPSRKLANHITPPKSPQVVHRRTQSMPPKSPKHGRPTEGRFPALSRVINVPTSVDRIPHLRRVNLSQSQIQTSSAFSIGDADSFDEVRSLAATPISTATLTPTRRHPTDDILSEVGSNDDESIFSVDVEARPSHANRKEGAARGGSSSGAPSECSFESDAPPAVVNGKRSSLIEISLSSLQGDAEEEEDQGPDPLPDELEAKSGVGFFFKDDKVRPEDEMAQRKAALLEKQQKRTEEMRKRKQEQDKDKPQWMVIEGWGNKSEDRPQTPGTPPASHTSSAEGTPQRRGDFTRQEYERRHQLKIMEDLDKVLRQKPTTVRGVKKQRPKTVFRDDSALAHSPIKGLLGSRLNKVYSQSTMNLSSMANDSGGLTVRRSTSRSHSPSRLMSPGRMSAHNGDWENGSTVSSTASIPEYTGPKLYKEPSFKSNKFIIHNAISRCCLAGKVNEPQKNKIVEEMEKSTANHFLILFRDSSCQFRAVYTMNPETEEMSRLTGIGPRVISLDMVESIYKYNSDRKQFTAIPSKTMSMSVDAITIPGHLWQKRPGTPKKLATPK from the exons ATGGTGGACTCCATAAGGAAGACTTTTATCGTCCCCGATATCAAGCCACTGGATTTGTACGACTGCACTAAAGCAAAAATATGCTCAAGTGTCGCCTGGTTGTTGGCGAAGTCCTACGGCAGTGCAG AAAATGTCCCCGCCGAGCTGCGAGATCCCTTCTATTCTGACCAGTATGAGCAGGAGCACCTTAAACCGCCCGTCACTCGCCTCTTGCAGTCCTCGGAGCTTTATTGCCGCACCTACAGCCTCCTGCTGCGGGGCGCAGGCCGAACCGATTCGCAGCCCAAAGACAACGTCGCcctgctgcagctgctggcCGAGCGAAACCTGGTCTCCAAAGAGCCTGACTCAGCGGTGACTGACGCAGACCTGCGACACAAGCCCATCAAAATG AGTGCTCACCTGGCCATGATGGACGCCCTGATGGCCGTGGGAGCCTCGGAGACGGTGACTTCGGTCAAGTCGGGCGCTTCTCAACACCTCCTGGGCGGGACTTTGAGCTGGGAAGATGCTCTGCTGCACTGGGTTAACACG ctcaaccagAGGCTGAAGGAACTCACGGAAGGAGCCCAAAGTGAACAAAGCCCTCAAGCCATCACCGAGAATGAGCTCCAACCTCTTCAACCTGCT TGTCCTACTCGCTGGTACTGGAAACTAGTTCCT CTTCGCTACAGAAAGGATAAAGTTCAGTCCAAACAGAACCCCGTTTTCCCGGCAGTGAACGAAGTCCGAGACCTCTCTAGCGGCTGTGCTATCGCCGCTGTCCTACATTACTACTGCCCTGGCTTGCTAAGACTTGAAG ATGTTTGCATGAAGGAGACCATGTCGGCCACAGACAGCTTGCACAACCTGCAGTTCATCCGCGAGTTCTGCGACAGCTGCCTGAAGAGCTGCTGCCACTTGGCCTTGGAGGATTTGCTCTATGCGCCTCAAGAGCTTCGG cTCAACACGCTCAGCTTTGTAGCGGAGCTGCTCCACTGGTTCGAAGTGCAAAGGCCAGATTTTGTTCAACCGGTGGACACGTTGA ATGGCTGCACACCATCGACGCCCCGGGGTGTGAGCAGTAATAG CACTTCTCCATCTATCTTAAAGAAGCCTTTCCTCCCAATTTCCTCCCCTGCATCAG AAGGAGCTGGAAAGACGTGGAGCAAGAAAAG CCGCCCCTTGTCAGCCGTTTCCTTCAGCATTCCTTTCGGCCTGGACAGCGACGTGGACATTGTGATGGGCAACCCGGTGATAACGCGATCGCTGAGCTCCGACCAGCTCGCCCCACTCAGCCCAAACGTGACTCGATCGCCCTTCACGCCTGCCGAGCACCCGGGCAAAGCTGCTTCCAACGGCGTCCACAGAGCCTCCTGGTGCACCCAGAGTCCCGATCATCCGATATTAGCGGAGAACGGCATCGGGGCGACTGAAACGGGGGAGCTGCCGACCATCGAGGAGGCTCTCCAGATCATTCACAACGAGAGAAAGTTGGAGCCTCGCTTGCATCCCGACGGCGCTCCCGACGGCTTCTACCTCCACTCTCCGGACGACCCCGCCAGCTCGAGACATCACAGAAGGTCGGCGCCCGTCAGCTGCTCGGCCCCGGCCCGCTCAGGAATGATGCACCGGTCCAAAGGGCCCACTCGAACCAGAAATACTTCGGAATGCTCGCGTGACGACGACTCGGTCTTAAGAGACGGCAGCGTGGATTCTGATGCGTCGGAGGACACGCCCCGGGCTCAGTCCATGCCCGGCACACCCGGAGCCCAGTCGGACAGCGGCGTAAAGATGACCAGCTTTGCGGAACGCAAAAAGAAGCAAAGTGAAGACTCTCGCAAAGGCAGCGACGATTCTGTTCCGCCCGCCACCAGCTGGGACGTGAAGTTTGAAGAAAGCCCCGGTAAGAGCCCTCAGCTCACCAATGAAATGTCAGAGCTCGGCGTACGTCTGGAGGAAAAGCGGCGGGCCATCGAAGCCCAGAAGAAGCGCATCGAGGCCATCTTTGCCAAGCATCGGCAAAGGCTGGGGAAGAGCGCCTTTCTACagctgaagaaggaggaggacggCGAGGCCAAAGGAGGCCCCTCCTCCGCCGAAGAAGACCTCGCTCGGTTGACGCTGGAGGAACGGCTGGCCAGCGTGGAGGACGACGAGCGTGAAAGTCACGTTAAAGGGGGACTCGGACTCACCAAAGACAAGGCAAGTACGCCCGGAGAAAAACCAGCAGCGCCACTTGGGGACTACAACAACGCCGTGTCTAAGCTGACTGCCGCGCTCAGTTCACTTCAGAGCGACATGCAGCGGCTCACCGAGCAGCAGAACCAACTGGTCCAGAAGAAAGTTCCTGGCAACAAATCCTGGGTCATCCCACCCAGCCCCAAGACTTCCACGCCGTCCCCCTCCCCCGCACGCCTCTCACGGGAATCCACCCGGGACTTGAATTCAGCCTCACCTTCGCCATCCCGCAAGCTGGCCAACCACATCACCCCTCCAAAGTCTCCTCAAGTGGTCCATCGTAGAACTCAGTCCATGCCCCCTAAGAGCCCCAAACACGGTCGCCCCACAGAGGGACGATTCCCGGCTCTATCGAGGGTCATCAACGTGCCGACGAGCGTTGACCGCATTCCGCATCTTCGTCGGGTGAACCTCTCGCAGTCTCAAATTCAGACGTCATCCGCGTTCTCCATCGGCGACGCCGATAGCTTTGACGAGGTTCGCTCTCTCGCTGCCACGCCCATCTCCACAGCGACGCTCACCCCAACTCGGCGTCATCCCACAGATGACATCCTCTCCGAAGTGGGCTCCAACGACGACGAAAGTATATTCAGCGTGGACGTGGAAGCCAGGCCCTCGCATGCCAACAGGAAGGAGGGGGCGGCAAGAGGGGGTTCCAGCTCCGGCGCCCCGTCTGAATGCTCCTTCGAGAGCGACGCCCCGCCCGCGGTCGTCAACGGCAAACGAAGTAGCCTTATTGAGATCTCGCTGTCTTCACTGCAAGGAGatgcagaggaggaggaggaccaaGGGCCCGATCCTTTGCCCGACGAGCTGGAGGCGAAATCAGGAGTCGGTTTCTTCTTCAAG GACGACAAGGTACGACCTGAAGATGAGATGGCGCAGAGGAAAGCTGCCTTGCTGGAGAAACAGCAGAAGCGGACAGAGGAGATGAGGAAACGCAAGCAGGAACAGGACAAAGA CAAGCCTCAGTGGATGGTCATCGAAGGCTGGGGCAACAAGAGTGAGGACCGACCCCAGACCCCCGGCACCCCTCCAGCATCGCACACCTCTTCGGCCGAGGGAACTCCCCAGCGCAGAGGAGATTTCACGCGGCAAGAGTATGAACGCAGGCATCAGCTGAAGATCATGGAGGACCTGGACAAGGTGCTCAGACAAAAGCCCACCACCGTGCGCGGCGTCAAGAAGCAGAGACCCAAGACCGTGTTCAGGGACGACTCGGCCCTCGCGCACAGCCCCATCAAGGGTCTCCTGG GCAGCCGGCTGAACAAAGTCTACTCCCAATCCACCATGAACTTGTCCTCCATGGCCAATGACTCTGGAGGCTTGACTGTCAGGAGATCTACCAG TCGTTCGCACTCTCCCTCCCGTCTCATGTCGCCGGGAAGAATGAGCGCTCACAACGGCGACTGGGAAAACGGCTCCACGGTTTCCTCCACTGCCTCCATCCCCGAGTACACAG GACCAAAGCTGTATAAAGAGCCAAGCTTTAAGTCCAACAAATTCATCATCCATAATGCCATCTCACGCTGCTGTCTGGCCGGCAAGGTCAACGAACCCCAGAAAAACAAGATTGTAGAG GAAATGGAGAAGAGCACAGCCAACCATTTCCTCATCCTCTTCAGGGACTCCAGTTGCCAGTTCCGGGCGGTGTATACCATGAACCCCGAAACGGAAGAGATGTCGCGGCTCACCGGCATCGGGCCTCGCGTTATCTCGCTGGACATGGTGGAGTCCATCTACAAGTACAACTCGGACCGCAAGCAGTTCACCGCCATCCCGTCCAAGACCATGTCCATGAGCGTGGACGCCATCACCATCCCCGGACACTTGTGGCAAAAGCGCCCGGGAACTCCCAAGAAGCTCGCCACCCCAAAATGA